DNA sequence from the Perca fluviatilis chromosome 4, GENO_Pfluv_1.0, whole genome shotgun sequence genome:
tgTCAGAAATCaagtttttttcttccaaaacaaaaaaaaaaatccattttattacttttcaaTAATAACTGTAGGAATGTGTGTCAGtcggaaatatatatatatatatattttaatttgaattaTTTCTTAATTGAAACTGTATTCACAGCTGGGCTAAAAATACTGCGTCTGAACGGGGTCATTTTATGTAGGAAAGAGCAGTGACTGGCTGCTGTCAGGAGGGCAAAACTGCAACCTCTCAGGACCAAAAATGTAGACACACAGATGCAAACCTACCTGTCCTTTAGAAAAGAAGTTGGGGAGGTACTTCATCGCATTGCTGCGAATGCAGGCGATGTTCTGGTAGCTTCCTGGTTCCGAGGCACGCAGGCACCGAATACGATCCTGAACATAATCTGACACTTTCACTCGGATCTCCAGGCCCAGGATGAGCTTGTCCGGGAAAAGCGGAGATAACTCCACTGAGTGAagacgcacagagacacaagaGAAGGGGACACAAGGTCAATACAGAGCAAAACTGTGATCTTTGAAAGCTGTTGGTGACCAGATCAGTGACAGCACTACCTAAAAGACCCCCGTATCCACAGCCAATGTCTGCAAACTCAACTCGAGGGGTCTCTTTCTCAGAGGGGTTTCCAGTGAAGAAGTCTGCATACAGTTTGGACCAGTCCATCTCCTCAGGACACACAGGGCTGAGGGGGAAAGAGGGGGATTTCAATTGAGCTACGGTATTTTGTAGTTAAGATTCGTGAAAACAGCTGACAGTGTAACAGGGATAGTGTTTTTGAAAAGAGATGGTACTGATTACTTTTTAAATAGAACTTCTGTTAAATAACACCGTTGTTAGCAACTAACGTTAAGGGACATTGTATTGTGGCGGAGGCAGACATCTCAGACAAATATCTCCAATCCAAGGCTCCTAAAAACGAAACTCTTTGCATGGCCACATACCACCAGGGTTAGTGAGCAGCTAAGTTGCTGACTTTCTTCAGTGTATAAAATACACAGCAGGGGCTGACAATTATAGCTTTAGCAGGTACAGACAGAAAGTTACATGAGCAGTATGTGGTGCAGGTTTTACACTCAGACACATGTTCATCACTCACTAATCAAACGTGTGGTAAGCCAtcgggtttgaatgggctcgcTGTCTGTAGTAACGCTTCTGCGGCATTGACGAACTCATGTCGGATTAAAAGAGAGACGCTCTCCCCGAATATTCACTCTGTCaactaattattaaataaacacAGACGATTCCAGGGAGTCACGTTTGTTTCTAGTTAGTTTAGAGTTTACCAGCGGTTATGAGTCGCGGCGATTTTACGTCATCAGCAGGCGTCTTTTCAGGGTTGCCAGGTTTGTCGTTTGACATTTTCCATTTTCAGATTGTTTAATTTCAGTactagtaatagtagtagtagtagtagagacCTCCAtatgtataattatataatatttcacaagaaaaaaagcaggattatatatatatgtatatatatatatatatatatatatatatatatatatatatatatatatatatatatatatatatatatatatattataattaattaaattgatAAGCTGCAAATCAAATCACCAAAGGTCACCATTTAGCATGTCaaatcttaatctgcaaagtaaaaCTGTAGCCATTAGATAAATGTAGACCTATTGGAGTGGAAAAGTACATAATTTGTCTCTTAAATGAACAGAACATAATAAAATGCAAATGGTTAAGTAAAATATGAATACCTCAAAACTGTAGCTGAGTTCAGTACTTTAACAGACTAAGTAAACACTGAAGCTGTGTAGCATTTGGTATTAACATCTGGTATTTTTAGTTAAAAGTccacattattattttaattaatagtTAATAGTAATATCATTGTTGATAGTATAATTTAAATTGGTCATTCATGCTGCTTTTGTTGTACTTGGGACACTTGTCTGTGAACCCCAAAagagcaaagtgtgtgtgttttactatGTTTCTGTTGATAAAATAAATGGTTTCCAATAGAAACTGTAGCCCACCCACAGTTACACATCAAGAACACAAGAGTTTAGGGAATATAGCAAATATAAGCAAAGGACTCTTAAAACCTGCTGAAGCAGCTACTCAGTGGCCCATGTATACTTTTCACTTTTATAATGTTCACTGTGTTGTCTATTAAAATTAAATGCGGCCGTTCCCTCTGGGTGTCCTCTGAGTCAACTCTGATATCCTTCTCAGTTCAGTCTGTCAAGTAGGGGGTGACATATTATAGCTCCCTCCTGCTGTAAGGCTTCATGAGAGATTTGTTAACGTCCATAGATGCACAGAAGACTGTCTGCTGTAAACAGAGTTCTCTCTTGTCGTCTATCTCTATCCCTAGTTATgacatttataatttttttagacTAACAGGATGTGAATGGATTTTCATTCAGGCTTTTCCCAGATTCTTTTAAAattctttctttgtttgataGTTGACATTGAAGAGAGACAAAcccagggtgtgtgtgtcaataATCTGAGATTTGGGTAATCCCAACAGGAAAGTCAAATCATACCAAGAGTGTTACATTTGTACTCAGATCCATCTTGTTGCCTAAAAATTTGACAAAACACACAAGTTTTCCTACCAAGTTGTCTTTATTAAAAACTTGAATTGTActttaatgtatattttaagCAATTTTGTTGTGTCTCAAAGTTGCATTTGGCTTTTTAATGTCTGATTCATCAATGCTGCTTTGAGTGAAAAAAACATCATCAGATTATGGCAGACCTTCAGGaatgcattaaaaaaatgaggggGCTGGGGCCATTGTTATGGTGGTCACATGAGTAGGGACCCAATTATTTTCAGTGTCAAACTATCTATTATAGAGCAAAATCCAAATAAAACTTGACTTTAATTTTATTAGAaagcaaaacaaatcaaaaacatttcaatgaCATTTTGTACCATTGTTGGTAAAAATGGCTAGTAGCTTTAAGAATTAAagcttttttagtttttaaatgtatacacTTTTTCTCAATAGTCTTGcttttgcagtttaaaaaactgCAACATTCTCCCTTTGCCTAAATCGCAGAAATATTTCTTGCTGTCCACTGTGAGCTCAGGGAGATTCTGCAAGCGAAATGTGAGCCTAAAAGTTAACGGCAGTGTTTATGTGGCAGATCAggattttttaataaaatcccATTCAACACTTTGATCTCCTCTTTAAACATCGTAGCACTTTTGTCTGTATAACCCAACCTCATACAGTGGTCACCCTCATGACCACCTCATGGTTGGCTCTGCGCAGGCTGTTGGGTCTTAACTGGCTGAGGATGTGCAAAATGGTATAGCCACAGTGGTGGTTAAGAATAGTCCTGACAGGTCGACTCGCCCTCCGTCCGCTGTCTGAGTTCCTCTCAACACGACCTTTAATGCTGGAGCTGATGGGGTCCCCTAAGTCCTTTGCTTTCTCATAATTCAGCACTTTCCACTGCTGGTTCACCGCTTGCCAGCGCTTAAAGATCCGGTAAACAGACGACCCTTCATGGATTATAAGGCCTGGGTATAATAGACAAAGGGTGGGGGAGGTCAGGGGCAGGAAGCAGGGTTACATATAGACAAACAGTTGTTTGTTCAGTGAGAAACAGGAAGTACTAAAAGGTACAGAAGGTACAGAGTGAATAAGAAGTTCTcacaaataaaaagatttaTATACTAGACTTGTTTGTGGGTATTTTGGACTGATGTTTGGTGCTAACCACGTGTCAATGTAAATCCCtttccaagaaaaaaaaaagagaagcagagaaagaaAGCAACAAATACACTCCTATAACACAAATGTtgtatttaataaacaaatatgCACATgggggtcagtgtaacgcttatcagttaaattttctaagcacaaacggacatttggaaaaacagaaaaatgggttccaatatccaatttttaatttttttccgccttgacaaatttgatctttaaactgtttttccaattttctgtttttattcagaggatgagaaatttagaaaattacaaaattgcgtctgagctccgattattcaatactgccatggtattctctaCCTCGTTCCACCTAGCTACGCCCCGCCCCCCACTccaaaccatcagttgcaagcacctctgacctcaaagtctatcagttttgttttatttttggtccatatgcagttaatgacctgcatattccgcaaagtagaggaagagaataccattgcagtattgaataattggagctcagatgcaatttagtaattttctcaatttctgatcctctgaataaaaaaactgaaaattggaaaaataggttaaagatcaattttttttaatttgtcaaggtggaaaaaaatgaaaaatttgatatttgaactcatttttctgtttttccgaATGTTCGtctgtgcttagaaaattgaactgataagtgtTACACTGACCCACATGGATGGAATCACTCAATTGCTGTATTGTATGTGTAAACTATCTACAGTTTATTGTGCTTTGCAGTCCCTGAGTTATAAATACAAAAGTAAGAGATAAGGATAGGaacatctcaacaactatttggATGAATTGCCATggaattttgtacagacattcatggctTCCTGAGGATGTGTTCTACTGACTTTGTGATCACCTGGCTTTTATTCTATAGCACCACCTTCACAGTGACATGTTTGGCTTTTTAGTCAAATGTCTTGAGAACTATTAAATAGATTGTTCTGAAATTTGGTAAAGATATTCATGATGCCCATGAAGCCTACtaactttggtgatctcctgacttttcctctggcGCTGCCATGATTTggggttttgagtgaaatgtctatACTGTTGGAAGGATTGTCATGGGGTTTCCCCTCTGCATGAATTGTTATTATTTACTGACTTTTCATGCAGCGCCATCTTCAGGACAAAATTGATCTTTCTCAGATACTTTGGTCTATAACCatatacctgcaaaa
Encoded proteins:
- the mettl1 gene encoding tRNA (guanine-N(7)-)-methyltransferase — protein: MSSSMPQKRYYRQRAHSNPMAYHTFDYPVCPEEMDWSKLYADFFTGNPSEKETPRVEFADIGCGYGGLLVELSPLFPDKLILGLEIRVKVSDYVQDRIRCLRASEPGSYQNIACIRSNAMKYLPNFFSKGQLSKMFFLFPDPHFKKTKHKWRIISPTLLAEYAYTLRVGGLVYTITDVEEVHLWMVKHFTEHPLFTRVSDEELVGDVIINRLGTCTEEGKKVQRSGGKNFLAVFRRIEDSN